AATATTTTTAGTCGGCAAACTGTTTTTTCATCTGCTCGCGACGCTCTTGCGCTTCTACTGAAAGGGTTGCGGTTGGCCGGGCGAGCAGGCGTTTTAATCCGATGGGTTCGCCTGTGTCTTTGCAATAGCCGTACTCTCCTTCATCTATTGCGCGGATAGACGATTGGATTTTGCTCATAAGCTTTCTTTCTCTATCGCGTGTGCGCAGTTCAAGGGCATACTCTTCTTCTTGGGTTGCGCGATCGGCGGGATCTGAAGCGGATTCGTGTTCTTGCAAATGCCCCG
This portion of the Neisseria canis genome encodes:
- the dksA gene encoding RNA polymerase-binding protein DksA, translated to MAKLTEQDILNWNGPEEDYMNEDHLNFFRELLVKLQEELIEKANITTGHLQEHESASDPADRATQEEEYALELRTRDRERKLMSKIQSSIRAIDEGEYGYCKDTGEPIGLKRLLARPTATLSVEAQERREQMKKQFAD